In the Paralichthys olivaceus isolate ysfri-2021 chromosome 17, ASM2471397v2, whole genome shotgun sequence genome, one interval contains:
- the LOC109642359 gene encoding 2-oxo-4-hydroxy-4-carboxy-5-ureidoimidazoline decarboxylase-like, whose translation MDISKVNALSYEDFVDIFGNVVEKCPIIAAAVWSRRPFVSLSALETAFSEFVDALPESGKEGILRCHPDLAGRDLQRGTLTRESLEEQAGAGLDALESAEASCMAQLNKEYKERFRFPFVICARMNDKTNILRQLSERCQNECTVERAHSIEEVKKICHLRLQDLVCHDAPNKL comes from the exons ATGGACATCAGCAAGGTGAACGCGCTGTCTTATGAGGATTTTGTGGATATTTTTGGTAACGTGGTGGAGAAATGTCCCATCATAGCCGCTGCAGTGTGGTCCAGGCGTCCCTTTGTGAGCTTGTCTGCTTTGGAGACTGCGTTCAGTGAATTCGTCGATGCTCTGCCAGAGTCAG GTAAAGAGGGCATCCTCAGGTGTCACCCTGACCTCGCGGGCAGGGACCTCCAGAGGGGCACCCTGACCAGAGAGTCGCTTGAGGAGCAGGCAGGAGCCGGACTGGACGCACTGGAGTCTGCTGAAGCCTCGTGCATGGCCCAGCTCAACAAGGAGTACAAAGAACGGTTCAGGTTCCCGTTCGTCATCTGCGCCCGCATGAACGACAAGACAAACATTTTACGTCAGCTGTCTGAGCGCTGTCAGAACGAGTGCACGGTGGAGAGGGCACACAGCATCGAGGAAGTGAAGAAGATCTGCCACCTGCGTCTCCAAGACCTTGTGTGCCATGACGCACCAAACAAGTTGTGA